The DNA region GCGAGGAGTTCTTCGGGACGCGACTGGTCGCCGCGGCGCTGGCGGTCTGCGGCGTCGGCCTTATCGCGCTCGACTCGGCGAACCTGAACGCCGTTCTCGGCTGGTTCTGAGTGGCTGACAGGCGACTCTCGTCCGGTTTCGCAAGCGGCGCGTCGCACACCCGCCTCGGCCGCGTTGCGTCGATTCGTTAGCGCACCTGCAGGGTTGGTCCCCTCACGGTATTTGAACGTACGCCACTACTGCCACCACCAGTTGATCTGTCTACCGGCCCGCCGAAAGGACAGCCTTGAAGCGACCGCTCCGCAAACCACCGTACATGTACGACCGACTCAAGGGGTTTCGTGACTTCTACCCCGACGAGATGGCCCCGCGGCGGGAGGTCATCGACACGATGGAAGACGCCGCCGAGCGGTACGGGTTCCGCGAGGTCGGTACGCCCGCGCTCGAACGGACGCAGATGTACGTCGACAAATCCGGCGAGGAGATCGTCGACGAACTGTACGCGTTCACCGACAAGGGCGGCCGCGACGTCGCGCTGACGCCGGAACTGACGCCGACGGTCGCGCGGATGGTCGTCGCCAAACAGCAGGAGCTCTCGAAACCCATCAAGTGGTTCTCGACGCGGCCGTTCTGGCGGTACGAACAGGTACAGCAGGGTCGCTTTCGGGAGTTTTACCAGACGAACGTCGATATCTTCGGCTCGTCGGAACCCGAGGCCGACGCCGAGATTCTGGCGTTCGCCGCCGACGCGCTGACCGACCTCGGCCTCACCGGCGACGACTTCGAGTTCCGCGTCTCACACCGCGACATCCTCGGCGGTCTCCTGCGAGCGTTCCGCTCCGACGTCGACACCCGCGCTGCCGTTCGCGCCGTCGACAAACGCGCGAAAGTCGACGAAACCGAGTATCTCGGGCTTCTCACCGACGCGGGTCTCCCGTGGGACGAGGCCGAACAGTTCGACAGACTCGTCGCGGGCGGCGACCTCGACGAGATAGCCGAGTTCGGTGGCGACGACGTGGAAGCCGCCGTCGAGAACCTCCGCGAGGTGCTGGCGGCGACGGAGGACTTCGGCGCACGCGACTACTGCACCCTCTCGCTGACGACCGCTCGCGGACTGGACTACTACACCGGCGTCGTCTTCGAGTGCTTCGACTCGACGGGCGAAGTCGGGCGCTCGGTGTTCGGCGGCGGTCGGTACGACGACCTCATCGAGAGCTTCGGCGGCCAGCCGACGCCCGCCGTCGGCGTCGCGCCCGGTCACGCGCCGTTGAACCTTCTGTTGCAGCGCGCGGACGTCTGGCCCGAGGGCGCGGCCTCGACGGACTACTACGTACTCTCGGTCGGCGACACGCGGTCGGTCGCATCCCGCGTCGCCCGCGACCTCCGCGCGGCCGGGAACACCGTCGAAACGGATGTCTCGGGGCGGAGTTTCGGCGCGCAGATGGGGTACGCCGACAGCATCGGCGCGGAGACGGTCGTCATCGTCGGCGAGCAGGACCTCGAGAACGACGAGGTGACCGTGAAGGACATGGAGAGCGGCGAGCAGACGACCGCACCCGTCGACGACTTCCCCGGCGACCGCGACGCGCCGAGGTACGACGACTACGCTTGAGGCCACTATCGTCGAACGCCCGGGGTCGAGGCGTTCGACAAGGGGCCGACGACCGAAGCGACCGTCTGCACAATGATTATTGCTAATTGATACGTAGCGTCGGCGAATGGTCCTCTCGCATCCGACCGCCCTCCTCGTCCGCCTGCTCCACGTCACCGGCGTCGGCGTCGCCGTCGGCGGGGCCGTCCTGACGTGGGCGGCGAGTCGCCGAGCGGTCTCGACTGGTCGCGTCGACGCCGCACGTACCGCCCTCTCCGTCGCGGAGACCTACGAGTGGCTCTTCTGGGGCGCTCTCGGTGCAATTGTCGCCAGCGGCGTCGGAAATCTCGGCTCGCTCGGCCTCGCCGTCTCCGGTCTCGAGACGACCTGGGGGACGACGCTCGGGGTCAAACTGGGGCTTCTCGCGGCGTTTCTCGCGGGGTCGGCGGGTCGGACGTTGTTCGTCTCGTTCGCGGCGGGGCGATCCGGCGCGGACGCGGCTCCTGTCACCGCCACTACGCGCCGACTCCGGACAGCCTACGCTGTCACGAGCGTCGTACTCCTCGCGCTCGTTGGATTCGGGGAGGTGCTCGCACATGGCTGAGTCGCCAGTGGACGACTCCGGAGCGCAGCGGCGCTCCGACTCGCGTCCGGACGCGCGGACCGAGGAGGGACGGCCGCTTCCGACGCTGGCCGTGTGGGGACTCGCGACGTTTCACGTCACCGTACTGGTGGTCGTGCTCGTCGTCGCGCTCCATCTCGCTGGACCGCTCGGGGAATTTCTCTCGGGGCTGAACACCGCGATCGGACTCGGCGTCTTCGCGTACCTCTGGGCGCTCACGTGGTGGACGAACCGCCGTGCGCTCGGTGACGCGTGGCGAGGCGACGGATTCGACCCCCGCGCGGCGGCGACACGGGCGACGCTCTGGGGCGGCGTCACGGGCGTTCTCTTCCTTCTCGCGCCGTTCGCCCTGTTCTTGGTTCTGCTGGTCGCGCAGGGTGCGTCCGTTCTGGCAGTACTCGCCATCGGACTGCTCGGCGCGCTCGTCGCCGCCCTCGTCGGCGCGGTAATCGGCGGCGCGTTCGGCGTCGTCGACGTGGTACTGTTCCGCGTGGTCGACGCCGCCCGGAGTCGTCAGTAGCGGCGACTGCCCGGACAAAACACACCTTTCTCCGGGCCGTACGCTCACGCGGTGAACTGAGATGTACGACACCATCCTCGTCGCGACGGACGGCAGCGACCCCTCTGAGGCGGCAGTCGACCGCGCGCTCGACCTCGCGAAGCAGTACGGAGCGACGCTCCACGTCCTCTCGGTCGTCGACACGAGGGTGTACACCGACGTCGACGTCCGTACGGAACCCGTCTTCGACGCGCTCGACGAACGGGCGCGAGAGATAGTCGCCCCCGTCGCCGAGACGGCCTCGGCCGCGGACGTCCCCGTCGTGACCGACGTCGTCCACGGCTCGCCAGCCAGCGGCATCGTCGACTACGCGACCGAGCACGACGTCGACGTGATCGTCGTCGGCACGCACGGCCGACGCGGCGTCAGGCGGATGCTCCTCGGCAGCGTCGCCGAGCGCGTCGTCAGAAACTCCCCGATCCCCGTGTTGACCGTCCGCGGCGGCAACGAAGACGAGAGCGAGGGCCGGAGCGACGACACGAGTCGCGTCCGTTAAGCGCCCGTCGTCCGAACCGTCGGCCATGCGTGCGTTCCGCGTCGCCTACGACGGCCGCCCCTACTACGGGTTTCAGCGTCAACCGGACGTCCCGACCGTCGAGGGCGCGCTGTTCGACGCGCTGGCGAAACTCGGCGTCTACGACGAGACGCGTCACCGGCCCTCAGGCTACGCCGCCGCGGGGCGCACCGACGCGGGCGTCTCCGCCGTCGCGCAGACGGTCACCTTCGACTGCCCCGACTGGTGTACCCCGCGAGCGGTCAACAGCGAACTGCCCGGAACCGTCCGCGCGTGGGCCGCAACGGACGTTCCCGACGAGTTTCACGCGACCCACGACGCGAGTCGCCGCGAGTACACCTACCACCTCTACGCGCCGAAAGCGGGTGACGCGACGGGAGGCCGCTACCCCACGCCCGACCCCTACGCCGCCGTCGACGACGAGCGGGCGAAAGCGGCGCTCTCGATGCTCTGCGGTGAACACGATTTCCGGAACTTCACGCCCGACGACCGGAACACGGTTCGAACACTATCGGGGTCGCTCCGTCGCGACGGCGAGTTTCTCGTGTTCACCATCTCCGCGCCCGGGTTCGCCCGCGAACTCGTCCGCCGCGTCGTCTCGCTCGTCCGCATCGTCGGCTCCGACGCGTCGATGGCGAGAATCGACCATGCGTTCGCCGCCGACTCGCTGGAGGGCCGCGAGGGAATCCCGCCCGCGCCCGCCGCGGGACTGGTGCTCACCGGCGTCGATTACTCTCACATAGCGTTCGAGCGCGACGAGGACGCGGTAGAAACCGTGCACGAGGTGTTCGGCGCGTCGCGGGTCGAGGGCGCGGTCAGAACGCGCGTCTGCGAGACGGTACTCGACGGGACGAGCGAGTGATCACGCCCAGTCGTCGGGCCACAGTCCGGCCGCCCGCATCCCCACCTCGAAGTCGTTCTCGCGGAACGTCGCCGCGAGGTCGTCGAGGGCCAGTCGCGGCGCGTCCGTCTTCGACAGGTCGTCGACGAGCAGCGCCGTGAGCATGGCGTGTTCGCGGATGTTGCGGTCGTCGACCTTGTCGCGGGTGTCGGCGTGGGTGTGTCCCCAGCCACGGCCGCGCTCGCCGCTGTCGCTGTGGAGTTGGAACGCCGGAACGCCCTCGCGGACGAACGGCCAGTGGTCGCTGAACGGGTGCGGGTCGTCGCTGACGTCGATGGGTTGGCGGGTCGTCTCCTCAATTCGCTCGGCGGCGGCGCTCATCGCGTCGGAGTTGTGCGTCAGCGCGACGAGGTTGCGGAACCGCCCCGCGCCGTCGACGTTGACGACGGCTTTGATCTCGTTCAAATCGCTGGTCTCGGCGACGTATTCGGCCCCTAAGAGGCCGATCTCCTCGCAGCCGACGCCGGCGACGCGGACGCCGACGTCGAGGTCGGCCTGCGCGAGAATCCGCGCGGCGGTGACGACGGTGGCGATGCCGCAGCCGTTGTCGAGCGCGCCCTCGGCGATGTCGTGGGCGTCGTAGTGTGCGAGGAGGAGCAGCTCCTCGTCGGTGTGGGGACCGACGTGGCCGACGACGTTCTGGCTCTCGCCCGGCGCGGTCTCGGCCTCGACGGCGATGCGGACGCGGCCAGTCTCGCCGCTGTTGTTCGCGGCGTACTCCTTCAGCCACTCGCCCGTCTCCTTGCTCACGCCGACAGCCGGGACCGACCCCTCGTCGCCGAAGGTGAGCGAGCCCGTGGGCGGCAGTTGGCCCTCGATGTGATTGACGAAGACGAACGCCTCCGCGCCCGCCTCGACCGCGCAGCCGTACTTCTCCATGCGGTGGATGAATCGCCCGGAGGGTGTCGTCGTGCTGGCGACGACGATTTTCCCGTCGACGTCCTCGGCTTCGATCTCGTCGGGCGTGCCGTAGCCGACGTCGACGAGTTCGGCCTCCACGTCGCCGGAGGGCGAGTACGGCAGCGCGATGGCGTCGAACGGCCGCTCGACGGGGACGGTGAGTTCGAGTTCCGTCCATCCGCGGGTCCACTGGGTCATCTCGAACGTGTCGAGTTCGATGTCGTCGACGCCCGCGTCGGCGAACGCGTCGGCGACGAGGTCCGCCGCTCGTCGCTCGCCCGCGCTGCCGCCCATGCGGTCGCCGAGCGCGGTGAGGTCGGTGATGAACTGCCACGGTGTGTCGCCGACCCACGTGCGACCCATCGCGGCGGCGAACGCCTCGGCCGTCTCGGCCGCGTCGCTCGCATCTGCTGCGTCGCCCGGTGTCGTCTCCTGTTTGGACATGGCCCGGGGTTGGGCACACCCTGACATAGGTGCTCGGTTCGCGGAAGTCGTCGTCACCGTCCCCTCCGCGCTCTCACCGCTGAGTCGTCG from Haloprofundus halobius includes:
- the hisS gene encoding histidine--tRNA ligase, encoding MYDRLKGFRDFYPDEMAPRREVIDTMEDAAERYGFREVGTPALERTQMYVDKSGEEIVDELYAFTDKGGRDVALTPELTPTVARMVVAKQQELSKPIKWFSTRPFWRYEQVQQGRFREFYQTNVDIFGSSEPEADAEILAFAADALTDLGLTGDDFEFRVSHRDILGGLLRAFRSDVDTRAAVRAVDKRAKVDETEYLGLLTDAGLPWDEAEQFDRLVAGGDLDEIAEFGGDDVEAAVENLREVLAATEDFGARDYCTLSLTTARGLDYYTGVVFECFDSTGEVGRSVFGGGRYDDLIESFGGQPTPAVGVAPGHAPLNLLLQRADVWPEGAASTDYYVLSVGDTRSVASRVARDLRAAGNTVETDVSGRSFGAQMGYADSIGAETVVIVGEQDLENDEVTVKDMESGEQTTAPVDDFPGDRDAPRYDDYA
- a CDS encoding universal stress protein gives rise to the protein MYDTILVATDGSDPSEAAVDRALDLAKQYGATLHVLSVVDTRVYTDVDVRTEPVFDALDERAREIVAPVAETASAADVPVVTDVVHGSPASGIVDYATEHDVDVIVVGTHGRRGVRRMLLGSVAERVVRNSPIPVLTVRGGNEDESEGRSDDTSRVR
- the truA gene encoding tRNA pseudouridine(38-40) synthase TruA, whose translation is MRAFRVAYDGRPYYGFQRQPDVPTVEGALFDALAKLGVYDETRHRPSGYAAAGRTDAGVSAVAQTVTFDCPDWCTPRAVNSELPGTVRAWAATDVPDEFHATHDASRREYTYHLYAPKAGDATGGRYPTPDPYAAVDDERAKAALSMLCGEHDFRNFTPDDRNTVRTLSGSLRRDGEFLVFTISAPGFARELVRRVVSLVRIVGSDASMARIDHAFAADSLEGREGIPPAPAAGLVLTGVDYSHIAFERDEDAVETVHEVFGASRVEGAVRTRVCETVLDGTSE
- a CDS encoding M28 family peptidase, giving the protein MSKQETTPGDAADASDAAETAEAFAAAMGRTWVGDTPWQFITDLTALGDRMGGSAGERRAADLVADAFADAGVDDIELDTFEMTQWTRGWTELELTVPVERPFDAIALPYSPSGDVEAELVDVGYGTPDEIEAEDVDGKIVVASTTTPSGRFIHRMEKYGCAVEAGAEAFVFVNHIEGQLPPTGSLTFGDEGSVPAVGVSKETGEWLKEYAANNSGETGRVRIAVEAETAPGESQNVVGHVGPHTDEELLLLAHYDAHDIAEGALDNGCGIATVVTAARILAQADLDVGVRVAGVGCEEIGLLGAEYVAETSDLNEIKAVVNVDGAGRFRNLVALTHNSDAMSAAAERIEETTRQPIDVSDDPHPFSDHWPFVREGVPAFQLHSDSGERGRGWGHTHADTRDKVDDRNIREHAMLTALLVDDLSKTDAPRLALDDLAATFRENDFEVGMRAAGLWPDDWA